The Poseidonibacter lekithochrous region GAATTACACCTTCATTTAATGATTTAATTGCAAAAATTGCTTCAATAGCTCCAGCTGCACCTAAACAATGTCCAATTTGACCTTTTGTAGATGTTACAGGAGGGCAATTTTCAGCTCCACCAAATAATTCAGCAATTGCTTTTGACTCATTTACATCACCTACTGGAGTTGAAGTACCATGAGAATTAATGTAATCAATTTTTACATCTTCACCAATGTTTGCTTTAGCCATAGCCATAGCTGCTTTCATTGATCTTAATGGACCATCCATTACAGGAGATGTAATGTGGTTAGCATCACCAGATTCACCGAATCCAATAATTTCACAATAAATTTTTGCTCCTCTAGCTTGAGCAGATTCTAAAGTTTCAACTACAAGTGAACCAGAACCTTCACCCATTACAAAACCATCTCTATCAGTATCGAATGGTCTAGATGCTTTTTTAGGATCATCATTTCTAGTAGATAATGCTTTCATTGCAGCAAATCCACCCATACCAGCTCCACAAATTGCAGATTCAGCACCAACAACTAAAATTCTATCAGCACCATTTGCAGCAATTGTTTTAACGGCATCATTAATAGCATGAGTTGAAGCAGCACAAGCTGTAACATGAGATAATGATGGACCTTTTAATCCATGCTCAATTGAAATAAATCCACTTAACATATTAACTAATGAAGAAGGAATAAAGAATGGAGAAATTCTTTTAGGACCTCTATTCTCACATACTACTGAGTTTTTTTCAATAGTACCTAATCCACCAATTCCAGATGCTGAAATAATTCCGAATCTCTCAGATACACTATCATCTACTTTTTTATTTTCAATGCTTGTGAATCCAGAATCTCTCATTGCTTCATTAGCAGCTTTAATTCCTAATTGAATAAATCTATCTGCTTTTTTAACTTCTTTTTTTTCCATTACAGTAGTTGGATCAAAATCTTTTACTTCTCCTGCAATTTTTACAGGAAACTCACTAATATCAAATAGTGTAATAGTGTCAATTCCACATTCACCTGCAACAGCAGCGTTGAATGAGTCTTCTACATTGTGTCCAATAGAATTAACAGTACCTAATCCAGTTACAACAACTCTTTTCATTAAATATGCTCCGTATATATATTATTTAAATTATTCAATTTTTTATAATATTAAAAAACTCAATATCTTAAATTAAATTGATTTATTTGTAAAATAGAAAGACTATTTCTAGCCTTCTATTTTAAAGCGTATAAATTACGCGTTATCTTCGATGTACTTGATAGCATCTTGAACAGTTAAAATACCTTCTGCATCTTCATCAGGGATCTCAATGTCAAATTTTTCTTCTAATGCCATAACTAATTCTACAACGTCTAAAGAATCTGCACCTAAATCTTCGATGAATTTTGAATCCTCTTTAACTTCAGCTGCGTCACAATCTAATTGTTCTACTACTACTTCTTTTACATCATCTAATAATGCCATATTTATTTCCTTTTATAAAATTATCATCGTATTATAACAAAAAAGATTTTAAAAAGCCTTTTAAATTATAAAATTTATCTACACGTTTTATTTATTAAACGTATAAACCACCATTAACTTTTAAAATTTCACCTGTAATATAAGATGAATGATCACTTAATAAAAATGCAACTGCATCTGCAATTTCTTTTGGTTGACCAAATCTTGATAAAGGAATATTTTTAATATATTCATCTTTAACTTCATCTTTTAATTCGTGAGTCATATCAGTTTGAATAAATCCAGGAGTTACTGCGTTGTATCTAATACCTCTTGCAGCAGCTTCTTTTGCGAATGATTTAGTCATAGCATTTACTCCACCTTTTGATGCAGCATAATTAGTTTGACCAGCATTACCCATTTCTCCAACAATTGAAGAAATATTTACAATAGAACCGAATCTTTTTTTACCCATTACTTTTAATGAAGCTTTACACCCAATAAATGTAGATGTTAAGTTCGCAGAAATTACATCATTGAAGTCATCAACGCTCATTCTTAATGCTAATTTATCTTTTGTGATACCAGCATTATTAACTAAATAAGATAATGCACCATCAGCATCAACAATAGTTTTAATTGCAGCTGTAAACTCTTCTTCAGAAGTTACATCAGCTTTAACTATTGCAGCTTTTCCACCAGCAGCTTCAATTTCTGCTTGTACAGCTTCGGCAGCTTCAGCACCGCTTCTGTAGTTAATCCAAACTTTTAAACCGAAACTAGCTAAAGTTTTTGCAATTTCTGCACCAATACCTCTACTAGCACCAGTTACTAATACATTTGAACCTGTAAAATTCATTTTATTCCTTTATAAATTACGTTAATTTTTTAAATTTGCAGTATTATATCTCATTTTTATATAATAAAACGATTTATATGTGACTTTTAAACACCTCTTTTATTATTCCAAACCCTTATATGTAGTCTGTCACAATATTTATATCCATTTTCAATTGCCATATTTATTACTGATTCACAATTA contains the following coding sequences:
- a CDS encoding beta-ketoacyl-ACP synthase II is translated as MKRVVVTGLGTVNSIGHNVEDSFNAAVAGECGIDTITLFDISEFPVKIAGEVKDFDPTTVMEKKEVKKADRFIQLGIKAANEAMRDSGFTSIENKKVDDSVSERFGIISASGIGGLGTIEKNSVVCENRGPKRISPFFIPSSLVNMLSGFISIEHGLKGPSLSHVTACAASTHAINDAVKTIAANGADRILVVGAESAICGAGMGGFAAMKALSTRNDDPKKASRPFDTDRDGFVMGEGSGSLVVETLESAQARGAKIYCEIIGFGESGDANHITSPVMDGPLRSMKAAMAMAKANIGEDVKIDYINSHGTSTPVGDVNESKAIAELFGGAENCPPVTSTKGQIGHCLGAAGAIEAIFAIKSLNEGVIPPTINIENQDEECKLDYVPNTSRKAELTTVMSNNFGFGGTNGTVIFKKFEA
- the acpP gene encoding acyl carrier protein, with the translated sequence MALLDDVKEVVVEQLDCDAAEVKEDSKFIEDLGADSLDVVELVMALEEKFDIEIPDEDAEGILTVQDAIKYIEDNA
- the fabG gene encoding 3-oxoacyl-ACP reductase FabG — protein: MNFTGSNVLVTGASRGIGAEIAKTLASFGLKVWINYRSGAEAAEAVQAEIEAAGGKAAIVKADVTSEEEFTAAIKTIVDADGALSYLVNNAGITKDKLALRMSVDDFNDVISANLTSTFIGCKASLKVMGKKRFGSIVNISSIVGEMGNAGQTNYAASKGGVNAMTKSFAKEAAARGIRYNAVTPGFIQTDMTHELKDEVKDEYIKNIPLSRFGQPKEIADAVAFLLSDHSSYITGEILKVNGGLYV